A genomic stretch from Sulfobacillus thermosulfidooxidans includes:
- a CDS encoding hydroxymethylglutaryl-CoA lyase produces the protein MTPVKIVDVTPRDGLQDATGYVPVPDKVALIRALFQAGIHAIEVAAFVHPRWVPLLADGEAVLSQLQDLPGEWIALAPNLKGVERAIAAGANTVTLVVSASERHNQANLNRSRDETLSQLTAATRRAHEAGLKVRGAISTAFECPFEGVVPIHAVALIAERYCDMGVDELGIADTLGTATPLQVKERIRVVQSIAPTIPLALHLHDRMGWGLANVATAYELGVHTFESALAGLGGCPYAPGAAGNLDTEKLVAFFQSQGLATHIDISQLPWIRQRLLNVIAQHLAPPH, from the coding sequence ATGACGCCAGTCAAGATAGTGGATGTGACACCCCGCGATGGGCTTCAGGATGCCACGGGTTACGTTCCGGTTCCCGACAAAGTCGCCTTGATCCGCGCTCTGTTCCAGGCCGGTATTCACGCGATCGAAGTCGCTGCATTTGTCCATCCTCGCTGGGTGCCCTTGTTAGCCGATGGCGAGGCCGTTCTGTCCCAGCTGCAAGACCTTCCGGGGGAGTGGATCGCCTTGGCCCCCAATCTCAAAGGCGTGGAACGCGCGATTGCCGCCGGGGCCAATACGGTGACGCTAGTCGTGTCCGCATCAGAACGTCACAACCAAGCCAACCTTAATCGTTCTCGCGATGAGACGCTGTCCCAACTCACAGCCGCTACGAGACGGGCGCACGAGGCGGGTCTCAAAGTCCGAGGCGCTATTAGCACCGCGTTTGAATGTCCCTTTGAAGGGGTTGTCCCCATCCATGCGGTCGCCCTGATCGCGGAACGTTATTGTGACATGGGGGTGGATGAACTCGGGATTGCCGACACCCTAGGAACCGCCACGCCCCTTCAGGTCAAAGAACGCATCCGTGTGGTTCAGTCCATCGCACCGACAATCCCCTTAGCCCTCCATCTTCATGACCGCATGGGATGGGGACTGGCCAATGTCGCGACGGCTTATGAGCTCGGAGTTCACACATTTGAATCGGCCTTAGCCGGACTGGGGGGCTGCCCATATGCCCCGGGAGCGGCGGGGAATCTGGATACGGAAAAACTTGTTGCCTTCTTTCAGTCTCAAGGCCTGGCCACCCACATTGACATCAGCCAGTTGCCTTGGATTCGGCAGCGCTTATTGAACGTGATTGCGCAACACCTGGCGCCCCCGCATTAA
- a CDS encoding CaiB/BaiF CoA transferase family protein — MESMSLQGIRVLEIGQLVAAPSATRILADFGADVIKVEPLEGDPLRHWGAMSPYGHSWWWSMQSRNKRLVAINLKHPTGQHIIRELAKQSDVLIANLRPGRLAEWELDYEHLHALNPQLIYVDISGFGLTGPYRDRPGFGNIAEAMGGIRYITGFPDRPPVRTGVSLGDELAALYAVIGILIALVQRGRDGLGEHIDVSLVESVLAITEALIPDYVNAGIIQERTGNQLLRAAPSNTYPTRDQQWIAIGANSSATFAALTTVMQHPELVHDPRFSSNAQRVRHATELDTLIAAWTIEHDLSDLMQRLLQAGIPAGPVMSARDIAEDVHIQSRQMITYVPQDNGEPTGMLGIVPKLTRHPGTVRWAGGAIGQHTDDVLTSLLHISPTELAVWRDQGIIR, encoded by the coding sequence ATGGAGTCTATGAGCTTACAAGGCATTCGCGTATTGGAAATCGGCCAATTGGTCGCCGCCCCGTCAGCGACTCGCATCCTCGCGGATTTTGGCGCTGACGTCATCAAAGTGGAACCCTTAGAGGGCGATCCGCTGCGTCATTGGGGGGCTATGAGTCCTTACGGGCATTCATGGTGGTGGTCGATGCAATCGCGCAACAAGCGATTAGTTGCCATCAACTTGAAACATCCCACCGGTCAGCACATCATTCGCGAGTTAGCCAAACAAAGCGACGTCCTCATTGCGAACTTACGACCTGGACGTTTAGCCGAATGGGAATTAGATTATGAGCATCTTCATGCTCTGAATCCGCAACTCATCTATGTGGACATTTCGGGTTTTGGACTGACAGGTCCATACCGCGACCGTCCGGGGTTTGGAAATATTGCGGAAGCGATGGGAGGTATCCGCTATATTACGGGTTTTCCTGATCGTCCTCCGGTGCGCACGGGAGTCTCGCTCGGCGATGAATTGGCGGCGCTCTATGCGGTCATTGGGATTCTCATCGCTCTGGTTCAACGCGGTCGTGATGGATTAGGGGAGCACATTGATGTCTCGTTGGTCGAATCGGTTCTGGCCATTACGGAAGCGTTGATTCCCGATTATGTCAATGCCGGCATTATTCAAGAGCGCACTGGCAATCAACTTCTGCGAGCCGCTCCTTCGAACACGTATCCAACCCGCGACCAGCAGTGGATTGCCATTGGCGCCAATAGTTCGGCGACATTTGCGGCACTCACCACGGTTATGCAACACCCCGAACTGGTTCACGATCCCCGCTTCAGTTCCAATGCACAACGGGTGCGGCATGCGACCGAACTCGATACGCTGATCGCCGCATGGACCATCGAACACGACTTATCAGATTTGATGCAGCGCTTATTACAGGCAGGCATTCCAGCCGGTCCTGTCATGAGTGCCCGCGATATTGCCGAAGATGTCCACATTCAATCCCGCCAAATGATTACCTATGTTCCGCAGGATAATGGGGAACCCACGGGCATGCTGGGGATTGTGCCCAAGCTCACCCGTCATCCCGGAACCGTGCGTTGGGCAGGCGGCGCCATCGGACAACATACCGACGACGTACTAACCTCCCTTCTTCACATTTCTCCCACAGAGTTAGCCGTTTGGCGTGACCAAGGAATTATTCGCTAA
- a CDS encoding IclR family transcriptional regulator has translation MRTDANRIAVLVKMAEILDGFTEDSSITLQALSRQLNVPRPTIYRIVQTLIDLGILTSSHQPGPRLIHWASPSRNTHALEQASQESLQRLVSTFRDTASVYTRVGSARVCIARIEGVESLRHTIQVGTPLPLHAGSAGRILLAWLDDETRDRLIHESQTFFPGPSPPSFSDWQEIREKQWAISLGERESALGSISVPIFTGTNHVIAALSISGPQERFVTDRQDAIISALQQEAQKITRLLCSAKNEHALAATPQPSQAIVNKED, from the coding sequence ATGCGAACCGATGCAAATCGAATTGCTGTCCTCGTGAAAATGGCAGAAATCCTCGATGGGTTCACCGAGGATTCCTCAATCACGCTACAGGCTCTGAGCCGGCAATTAAACGTGCCGCGGCCAACGATTTACCGTATTGTCCAAACCCTTATTGACCTCGGCATTTTAACGTCGTCTCATCAACCGGGTCCCCGGCTTATCCACTGGGCGTCCCCTTCACGGAACACTCACGCCTTAGAACAGGCCAGTCAGGAAAGTTTACAACGCCTCGTCAGCACCTTTCGAGACACTGCGAGTGTTTACACCCGTGTTGGCTCCGCCCGCGTGTGCATTGCCCGGATCGAAGGGGTTGAATCCTTACGCCATACGATTCAAGTCGGGACGCCCCTTCCATTACATGCGGGTTCCGCGGGACGGATTTTACTCGCATGGCTCGACGATGAAACACGGGATCGTCTCATTCACGAGTCTCAAACCTTCTTTCCCGGACCGTCGCCACCAAGCTTCTCGGATTGGCAAGAAATTCGTGAAAAACAATGGGCCATATCTTTAGGAGAACGAGAATCGGCTCTCGGCTCCATCAGTGTACCGATTTTCACCGGAACCAACCACGTCATCGCGGCGTTAAGTATTTCGGGTCCCCAAGAACGGTTTGTGACAGACCGTCAAGACGCCATCATTTCCGCCTTACAGCAGGAAGCGCAAAAGATTACGCGACTTCTCTGTTCGGCAAAAAATGAACACGCCTTGGCCGCGACACCGCAACCATCACAGGCCATAGTAAATAAGGAAGACTAA
- a CDS encoding GNAT family N-acetyltransferase: MEIRQITEDDAEAFLTMQRQLDLETDFMLMAPGERQTTVAQQRDIIHKILSDGRSMIWVVADGQRLVGALTFQAMAPLKIRHTGYIVVGILAAHRGRGLGSALFRTMEAWAHSHEFHRLELTVICENRAALNLYLKQGFMVEGLRHDSILQPNGHWVHEYTMVKLL; encoded by the coding sequence ATGGAGATTCGGCAAATCACCGAGGATGATGCGGAAGCATTTTTGACCATGCAGCGCCAACTCGACCTGGAAACCGATTTCATGCTCATGGCACCGGGGGAGCGGCAAACAACCGTCGCACAGCAGCGGGACATCATTCATAAAATTCTCTCGGATGGTCGTTCTATGATATGGGTAGTGGCGGACGGCCAACGTCTGGTCGGAGCCTTGACATTTCAGGCCATGGCCCCGCTCAAGATTCGCCATACCGGGTACATAGTGGTGGGAATTCTGGCTGCACACCGGGGCCGGGGTTTGGGATCCGCACTCTTTCGGACCATGGAGGCCTGGGCACATAGCCATGAGTTTCATCGTTTAGAACTCACGGTGATTTGCGAGAACCGCGCTGCACTGAATTTATACCTCAAACAGGGTTTTATGGTTGAGGGCCTTCGGCACGACAGCATACTGCAACCCAATGGGCATTGGGTGCACGAGTATACCATGGTTAAACTTCTATAA
- a CDS encoding ABC transporter substrate-binding protein translates to MWHRYFAAGALLGGLTLLAAGCGASSAAAATQKESQKLVLYSAQGYDAAEAAAFQRATGIKVELSDMSTGPLLAKVAAEKTNPRWDVIWFDGNGPMASMAASGQLLTGYSPPNLSHYNSLGRSLLPVNHAYFPTGVTAAGAIIYNTKLVPPRQAPKTWSDLLRPAFRGAVGMNNPAISGPTYPFIAGFFKEYGVANGEKFFTSLHNNGLKIYATNGATLQALLDGTIKAAIFQDSAELGAKLAKDPVQVVYPPSGVTMLPSDVAINAKAPDMQAAKEFVNFVLGQKGQKTMQDIQAAGSDSLFQPVTNEVKPLVSRNGVKWIFLNPVWAGEHESAWVTWFENNVVR, encoded by the coding sequence ATGTGGCACCGATATTTCGCGGCAGGCGCTCTTTTGGGTGGATTGACTCTTCTGGCGGCGGGTTGTGGGGCGAGCTCTGCGGCCGCGGCGACCCAGAAAGAGTCCCAAAAGCTCGTCCTTTATTCAGCCCAGGGATACGATGCAGCCGAAGCCGCTGCATTTCAAAGGGCGACGGGGATTAAAGTTGAGTTGTCCGACATGTCGACCGGACCCCTGCTCGCCAAGGTGGCGGCCGAGAAGACCAATCCCAGATGGGATGTCATCTGGTTCGACGGCAACGGCCCTATGGCCAGCATGGCTGCGTCGGGACAGCTTCTGACCGGCTACAGTCCGCCCAATCTAAGCCACTACAACTCCCTTGGGCGGTCATTGCTGCCCGTGAACCACGCGTACTTTCCGACCGGGGTGACGGCAGCCGGGGCCATCATCTACAATACCAAGCTGGTCCCGCCGAGGCAGGCGCCGAAGACGTGGAGCGATCTCCTGAGACCGGCTTTCAGAGGTGCGGTGGGCATGAACAACCCGGCCATCTCGGGTCCTACCTACCCGTTTATCGCAGGTTTCTTCAAGGAGTACGGGGTTGCGAACGGCGAGAAGTTTTTTACGTCGCTTCATAACAATGGGCTCAAGATCTACGCAACCAACGGGGCGACCCTTCAGGCCCTTCTCGACGGAACCATCAAGGCGGCCATCTTCCAGGATTCGGCGGAGCTTGGCGCCAAGCTCGCCAAGGACCCGGTGCAGGTCGTGTACCCGCCGTCGGGTGTGACGATGTTGCCCTCCGACGTCGCCATCAATGCCAAGGCGCCCGACATGCAGGCCGCCAAGGAGTTCGTCAACTTCGTCCTCGGCCAAAAGGGCCAGAAGACCATGCAGGATATCCAGGCCGCTGGATCCGACTCCCTGTTCCAGCCGGTCACGAATGAAGTGAAGCCGCTCGTCTCGCGTAACGGCGTCAAATGGATTTTCCTGAACCCGGTCTGGGCCGGAGAACACGAAAGTGCGTGGGTCACATGGTTCGAAAACAACGTGGTGCGCTGA